The Synergistaceae bacterium DNA segment ACAAAAAAAGTAAAAATCAAGAGAACAGAGGAGCTTTTCGTAAAGATGTTATTTTACCGCTTGATTTTATGACGAGAAAAGTGGTATGAGAGATGAAGCAAATATTGGTAGTGGATGACAGCATATTGAGTCTCAGGCAGGTTGCCGCTCAGCTCTCCGGCAGTTACGAGTTTTCGCTGGTGAAGTCGGGACGGGAAGCTGTTGCGTTTCAGAAGCGGGAGAGCGCCGATCTCGTGCTGTTGGACGTGGAAATGCCCGAGATGGATGGGTTTCAGACCATTGCCGCTCTGAAGGCTTTGAGGGAATCCGCCGACGTTCCGGTGATCTTTCTTACCGGCAACATCGACGATGAAACTCAGGTTCGGGCGTTGGAAGCGGGCGCGGTGGATTTTATCACCAAGCCGGTGGATAAAAGTATTTTACTTCACAGAATCGCGCTCCATCTGCGGCTGTACGAATACCGGACCAACCTCAGCAACGCGAAGCAGGACCTGGAAAACGGCATCGTCGAGTCCTTTGCCGATCTTGTGGAGTGCAAGGACCGCAACACGGGAGACCATGTCATGCGGACCGGAAAATACCTTCGAAAGCTGGGTCGTGAGCTGATAGCGAGGGGCCTGTTCCCGGATGAGCTTTCCGAGGAAACCCTGGATATGATGGTGCAGGCGGCGCCCTTCCACGACATCGGAAAAATCGGAATCAGCGACATCATTCTGCTGAAGCCCTCTCCTCTGACCGCGGCGGAGTACGAAGAGGTGAAACATCACACGTCCATCGGAGGCCGTCTGCTGGAGAGGCTCTATCAGCACCTTCCTTCCCAGCGTTTTCTTGAATACGCGATGATTATGGCCGAAGGGCACCATGAACGCTTCGACGGAAAGGGGTATCCCTGGGGCAGGAAGGGGACGGATATTCCTCTGTGCTGCCGTCTGCTGTCGGTGGTCAACGTGTTCGACGCCTGCAGAACCAATCGCTGCTACAGGCCGGGAATGAGTGTGGAGAAAGCCTGTTCCGTCGTTGAGCAGGAGGCGGGGAAGTATTTCGACCCGACCGTTGTGGACGCTTTCCGGGCGATTATGGACTCCATCGACGAGTTTCCGGAAGAAAAGAGCGTTCTGCGCAGGAGATCTCCGGAGGGGACGCCGGACGTTCAGAGCATTCAGACGGACAGGATGAAGGAAATTCTGGTGGTGGACGACAACCTTGCCAGCCTGAAACAAATCGGGGTCATCCTCGCCGACGATTACGCCTACTCTCTGGCCGTTTCCGGAGAACAGGCCTGGGCCTCCTGCGCCCGCAGCACGCCGGATCTCATTCTGCTGGACGTGGAGATGCCGGGGACAAACGGTTTTGACGTCATCGCCAGAATCCGCGAAAATCCTGTTTTAAGCCATATTCCGGTGATTTTCCTCACGGGGAATCGGGATGTGACCACGGAGGTGCGGGGGCTTCAGTCCGGTGCGGTGGACTTCATCAAAAAACCGGTGTCGAAGAATATCCTGCTTCACCGCATAAAACTGCACCTGAACATCGCCGCCTGGGAGGCGTATCTGACGGGAGCCGTTCGGGAGATGTCCGACCACCTGGCCATATCCATCGCGGAACTGATCGAGTGTCGGGACGAGAACACCGGCGGGCATGTGGCCCGCACCGCCGACTACATGAGGCTGATTGGAAAGGAACTGCAGGCCCGGGGGCGATTTCCGGGCGAGCTGTCCGACGCCGCTCTCGAAATGATGGTGCGAGGGGCGCCTCTCCACGACATCGGGAAAGTGTTCATCAGCGACAGAATTCTCCTGAAGCCGGACCGCCTGGACGAGGCGGAATTTGAAAAAATGAAAACCCACGCCACCGTGGGAGCCACCATTTTGGAGAACATGTTTAAACGCACTCCGACCCAGACTTACCTCAGATATGCCGTCATGATCGCCGCTTCACATCATGAAAGATACGACGGGAGAGGCTACCCGCGGGGTCTTGTGGGAAAGGACATTCCCTTCTGCGGGCGGCTTATGGCCGTCGCGGACGTCTACGACGCGCTTGTGGACGACAGGGTTTACCGGAAGGGGTTGAGCCATGCGGAAGCGTTTCACATCATTATGGAAGGACGCGGCACGCAGTTCGACCCGGAAATTGTGGACGCTTTCGAGGCCTGCGAGCAAACCTTCGCGGAAATGGTCTCGCTTCGAAGAAACGCCATGGAGTGATCCGGCCCGGACGGCGGCGTGGGAGGCGGATTGTACGTTTTTGGATTGCGAGTGTTTTGAGTGATGACAAAAGGGAGCTGAGTTTTCATGAAAAAGAACATTTTCTTGAAAAATGAAAAAAAACATAGCGTGTTCTCCTGGGAAAAACTTGGCGACATTAAGGAGGGAAGAGGCGATTTGGGGGAGGAA contains these protein-coding regions:
- a CDS encoding response regulator; protein product: MKQILVVDDSILSLRQVAAQLSGSYEFSLVKSGREAVAFQKRESADLVLLDVEMPEMDGFQTIAALKALRESADVPVIFLTGNIDDETQVRALEAGAVDFITKPVDKSILLHRIALHLRLYEYRTNLSNAKQDLENGIVESFADLVECKDRNTGDHVMRTGKYLRKLGRELIARGLFPDELSEETLDMMVQAAPFHDIGKIGISDIILLKPSPLTAAEYEEVKHHTSIGGRLLERLYQHLPSQRFLEYAMIMAEGHHERFDGKGYPWGRKGTDIPLCCRLLSVVNVFDACRTNRCYRPGMSVEKACSVVEQEAGKYFDPTVVDAFRAIMDSIDEFPEEKSVLRRRSPEGTPDVQSIQTDRMKEILVVDDNLASLKQIGVILADDYAYSLAVSGEQAWASCARSTPDLILLDVEMPGTNGFDVIARIRENPVLSHIPVIFLTGNRDVTTEVRGLQSGAVDFIKKPVSKNILLHRIKLHLNIAAWEAYLTGAVREMSDHLAISIAELIECRDENTGGHVARTADYMRLIGKELQARGRFPGELSDAALEMMVRGAPLHDIGKVFISDRILLKPDRLDEAEFEKMKTHATVGATILENMFKRTPTQTYLRYAVMIAASHHERYDGRGYPRGLVGKDIPFCGRLMAVADVYDALVDDRVYRKGLSHAEAFHIIMEGRGTQFDPEIVDAFEACEQTFAEMVSLRRNAME